In Halobacteroides halobius DSM 5150, the genomic window GTTTAGGTTTAGCTTTAAGAGAGGTGCAAACAGATGATAAATTTATTGCCCGCAGAGCTTAAAAGAAAGAGAAAAAGGTTGAAGTTAAAAAGATATCTCATTTTATTAGCTGTTATATTAATTAGTTTACTAACCGGGATTAATTTTTATTTACAAGCACTCATAATAGATACTCAAGATGATTTAGTTAAAGTAGAAGAGCAAGTTAGAAAGTTAAAGTTTAAAGCAGATAAGTTAGAGGCTAAGGTGCAAGTATTAAAGCAGCAACAGATCATAAGTCAATTAAGTAATAAACTAAGCTATACTAGAGTAGTTAAGGATTTAAATATTATTATTCCTCCTGGAGTATGGTTAACTGGATTTATTATCAATCAGGGGAAATTATTAGTGATTGGAGAAGGCACTAATCAACAGATAATAAATACTATCGAACGATTAGCTAAGTATCCTTATTTTAAACAAGTAAATTTAGTTTCAACTAAAGAAGAAGAGGAAGGATTTCAATTTCAAGTTTCAGGGAGGCTAGGGTATGGGGCGCAATAGACTAGTAGTATTAACTCCTATCATAATTATAATAATTATCTATTTCTTATTGCTGGGCCCTAAGTTAACAAAGGTAGTGGCTTTACAGGAGAAAATGGAAGAAAGGATCAAAGAAAGAGCTCGTTTACAAAGGTTAAACTCTAATATAAAAGCTAAATTAAAGGCTGATCTGCCAGTTGATTCTAAAGTGGAATTGAATGCAAAAATAAAACTATCAACCTTTTTAGTTAAAATAGAAAAGTTAGTAACTAATACTAAAGTTAAGTTAAAAAGTTTAGCTCCCCAAGCTAAAAAAGAAGAAAAGCAGGTTGTTAAATTACCAATCGATCTAATTTTAGAAGGCAAATATTCTAATTTAGTTCAGTTTCTGACTCAATTAAAGAACTTAAAGCAATTTGTTAAAATAAAAAATCTTAAATTAATTGTCAAACAGAATAAATTGCAGACTCACCTAAGACTTTTTATTTATGCTATGAGTGGTGAGAGAAATGATTAAGAAAAGAAAAGAATGGATTGCGATAACTTTAGTATTAATAGCTATTGGTTTATGGGCCAAGCTCTTATTTTTTAATCAAAAGCAAAAGAGAAGTGTAAAGCAAGTAAAAAAGACTGTAAAGCAAGTAGAGCAATCTAAGCCTAAAGAACCAATAAGTTTTGTTGTGACTAAGTTATATAAGCGTATTCCAGTTAGAAATTCTCCTTTTTTAAGTGGCCAGCAAAATCAAGCCGAGTTTAATTATCAGTCTCCTGTTAGTAATCAGTCCCCGAAGTCATTGAATAAGGAATCAAAAAAGCAACCTAAAGTCTTAATTTTAACGATTGATTTAGAGGTAACTGGATTACTAAAACGAAAGAATCATTATTTAGCTGTAGTACAAGATAAAAATAGAAGTTATTTATTAGCTCCCAAAGATATAATTAAAGGATATCAGGTAGTAAAGATAACTAATAAAGAAGTTAAGTTAAAAAAAGACGGAAGAAGTTACTTGCTTAAGTTTAATTTAGCTAATTATTAATTTTAAACAGGACTTTACTTACTAAATCAAGAAATTAAAGAAGCAACAGTAGAATAGTAGAATGAGTAGAGGAGGAAAAATATGCGATATTTAACTGCAGGAGAATCACACGGAGAAGCAATTACAGGTATTTTAGAGGGAGTTCCAGCTAATTTAGAGATCAACCCTAAAGATATTAATCGAGAGTTGACTAGACGACAAGGTGGATATGGTCGTGGAGGAAGAATGAAGATTGAGAATGATCTAATAGATATTTTATCTGGTATTAGAGGTGGCAAGACTTTAGGGAGTCCAATTACATTACAGATTAAAAATGATGATTGGGAGAATTGGAGAGAAGTTTTAGCTCCTTTTGGCGATTGTGGTT contains:
- a CDS encoding PilN domain-containing protein, with protein sequence MINLLPAELKRKRKRLKLKRYLILLAVILISLLTGINFYLQALIIDTQDDLVKVEEQVRKLKFKADKLEAKVQVLKQQQIISQLSNKLSYTRVVKDLNIIIPPGVWLTGFIINQGKLLVIGEGTNQQIINTIERLAKYPYFKQVNLVSTKEEEEGFQFQVSGRLGYGAQ
- the pilO gene encoding type 4a pilus biogenesis protein PilO → MGRNRLVVLTPIIIIIIIYFLLLGPKLTKVVALQEKMEERIKERARLQRLNSNIKAKLKADLPVDSKVELNAKIKLSTFLVKIEKLVTNTKVKLKSLAPQAKKEEKQVVKLPIDLILEGKYSNLVQFLTQLKNLKQFVKIKNLKLIVKQNKLQTHLRLFIYAMSGERND